DNA from Nitrospina gracilis Nb-211:
GGCCAATATATAGAAAAGAAACTGCGCCGCAACGATCAGACTCTGAAGCTGAATGAAAAGATCATTCACGAATCCGGTGCGGAGTTCCTCGCCAACTCGCCGCTTCTGGAAAACGTCACCGTTCTCAAGATTTATAAAGGTGACATCGGCGACGGAGGTGTGCGCGCGCTGGCGCAGTCGCCTTACCTGAAAAACCTGAAAGAGTTGTCGATCGAGAACAATGGTGTGACCGATGCCGGGGCGCGTTACCTTGCGGAGTCCCCATATCTAAACAACCTGGAGACATTGAACCTGTTCAACAATAAGATCGGCGACGCAGGGGCGAAGGCGTTGGCGGAGTCGCAGACTCTTTCCGGGCTTATCGAACTCAACCTGAATTACAACGAGGTGGGCGATGCCGGCACGCTGGCCATCCTTCATTCCTCCAGCTTCAAGCGCCTGACACACATCGGTCTCGCCTACAACAAGATGGGCAAGGAAGGTTCGCAGGCTTTGAAGGACTTCCGCCTGCGGCAGAAGATCGAGGAATGGAAGGCCACCGACTCGCTGGGGAATCTGGAGAAAAATTATATCGGCGACCGGGGGGTGCTGATCCTTTTGGAATCGCCTTACATCAGTGAGATTCAGGAATTGAACCTGAGCAACAACAACCTGACGGACGAGGCCATCGTGGCGCTGGCCAACTCCCCAAAGGTGAGTAAATTGCGTTCGCTTCGCCTCGCGGGCAATTACATCACCGATCGCGGTGCGGAAGCGCTGGCCCAATCCAAATCCCTGCGCAGTCTCAAAAACCTGGATTTGAACTTCAACTACATCGGCGATGAAGGTGCCTTTGCCCTGGCGAAGGCGGAGCACCTGTCGCAGTTGGAAATGCTACGGCTGGGGCAGAACCGCATTGGGTTCGAGGGTGCACGGGCGCTCGACCAGTCTCCTTATCTCAAAAATCTCATTTACCCCATCTTCGGCTTTTACTGATTCCGGATACGACTCATGGTGCAGATACTCGAATTTGAAAAGGAAATTTTTGCGGTCGAGAACCAGATCCGCGAACTTGTTTCGCTGTCGCACATGTATGACAGCATCGGCGATATCTCCCACGAAATCGCCAAGCTCAAGAAAAAACTGCGGCGCATGAAGTACGACACGTTCAACAACCTGGATGGTTGGCAGAAAACGCAGGTCGCGCGCCACTCCATGCGTCCCTATACGCTGGACTACATCAACGGCATCTTCACCGACTTTCAGGAATTGAGCGGTGACCGTCATGGCGGGTTGGGGGCGCCGATCGTCGGCGGCATGGCGAAGTTCGGCGACCTCACGGTGATGGTCATCGGTCACCAGAAAGGCCGCGACACGAAAGAAAAACTCCTGCGCAACTTTGGCATGCCGCAACCCGCCGCTTATCGCAAGGCATTGCGCCTGATGGAAATGGCGGAAAAGTTCAACCTGCCCATCGTCACCTTCATCGACACTCCCGGCGCATACCCCGGCGTCGATGCGGAAGAGCAGGGCCAGTCGGAAGCGATCGCGCAGAACCTGTTCGTCATGGCAGGTCTCAAGGTGCCGGTCATCGCCACCATCATC
Protein-coding regions in this window:
- a CDS encoding acetyl-CoA carboxylase carboxyltransferase subunit alpha is translated as MVQILEFEKEIFAVENQIRELVSLSHMYDSIGDISHEIAKLKKKLRRMKYDTFNNLDGWQKTQVARHSMRPYTLDYINGIFTDFQELSGDRHGGLGAPIVGGMAKFGDLTVMVIGHQKGRDTKEKLLRNFGMPQPAAYRKALRLMEMAEKFNLPIVTFIDTPGAYPGVDAEEQGQSEAIAQNLFVMAGLKVPVIATIIGEGGSGGALAIGMGNRVLMLEHSVYSVISPEGCASILWDDKDKVKQAADALCMTAQQLITMKVIDQVVPEPLGGAHRNHKRAIILLKKALRVHLNALTQMSAEQLVAQRQEKFRKLGEFVTGPVKE
- a CDS encoding leucine-rich repeat domain-containing protein yields the protein MKSTCKALLLWVGLGVMTSGAVWEMTPEDLGQYIEKKLRRNDQTLKLNEKIIHESGAEFLANSPLLENVTVLKIYKGDIGDGGVRALAQSPYLKNLKELSIENNGVTDAGARYLAESPYLNNLETLNLFNNKIGDAGAKALAESQTLSGLIELNLNYNEVGDAGTLAILHSSSFKRLTHIGLAYNKMGKEGSQALKDFRLRQKIEEWKATDSLGNLEKNYIGDRGVLILLESPYISEIQELNLSNNNLTDEAIVALANSPKVSKLRSLRLAGNYITDRGAEALAQSKSLRSLKNLDLNFNYIGDEGAFALAKAEHLSQLEMLRLGQNRIGFEGARALDQSPYLKNLIYPIFGFY